The segment GGGAGTTCTCGACGAAGATGGTTTTCTCTGGCATCGAGGCAGGTTGAAAAGATTTGTAAAAGTTGGCGGAGAAATGGTCTCACTGGTTCGAGTAGAAAGTGTTCTGGAAAATCTGCTTCCCGAAGATTCTGTTTGCTGTGTGGTCGATGTTCCTAATCCTACTAAAGGAGCAGATATTGTGGCAGCGATTGCTACCAGCGAAATCGATCGCAAAAAAATTCTTAAACAAATGGCAAAAGAATTACACTCGATAGCAGTTCCCAAAGATATTTATTTTATCGAGAACATTCCTATGATGGGAAGCGGGAAAGTGAATTTCAGAGAAGTTGAAAAGATCTGCCGAGATATGCAAGAGAACGGAATTAAGGAATTGAAGAATACCTGAATTGACGATTAATGAAAGCACACTTTTTTGTGATAATAAAAGATTAAACAATAACCAACGAATTTATTCGTTGGAAAAGACAGAAACTCGACACGAATTTCCGGCTTCAGTCGGAAAATGTGCTGAATGAATTCAGAACGGGGTTGTTCTCATTTTCTCTGCCATTCACTAAAGTGAATGGTTTGTTTCTAAGTTCTTTGCTAAAGTTCTGATCAAGAAATTTAAGAAGATAACCTCAGCAAAATGCGATTAGATCAAATAGCTTCACCATAAAACTAAAACAGATATGAAACCCTGATATCATTTAATCCAAATTTCCATTGTATCTTCTCGGAATGGTGGAATTTACATATCAAATAACTGATCCCGCTTCCCATAATCGCTCCAACTACTACATCACTCGGGAAATGATTAGCAGATGCAACCCGTAAACATGCTGTTGCAGTTGCTGATCCAAACAATAAGGAAGCAATAAAATAATTTTTTCCTTGATTATCGAGATAATAAAAATAACCAAAAGTAGCAGCAGCAAAAGCGGTCGAACTATGCAGAGAATAAAAAGAATGCTGACTATTATTAGCGATCTTCTTCTCCAAAGAAATATTTTCATCATAGACAAATGGTCTTTTACGATGAGTTAAAGTTTTTGTCCATTTTCCGATTGCTGATTGCGTTATGAGGATTTCACCGAGTACAACCAGGTTGTCTTTCCAGTATTCTTTGTCATAAGTCAGGAAAAGAGTCGAACCGATTGTCAGGTAGATCGTGTAGTCACTCCAGTCTTTTAGCTTTACTGAATAAGGTTGGAAAGCGATCCTGTCAAAAAAGGGAACATCGTCTTTGGAAAGAGTGTTGATGTCATTTTCATTCAAATCCGGAAGCATCTTTTCATCAAAGTAATTGTTGCTCAAATCCAAAATCACCATTGAAGATAAAATTGCACTGGAATTGAGTTTATTTACTTTAAAGGTTTGCGAGAATAATAAAATATTTGATAAGAAAAAAAGTAATAATAAGGTTTTTTTCAATTATTAACTCACCCTAAATCCCTCTCTTAAAAAGAGAGGGACTTTCTCATTCCCAAATTTTATTTGGGAATATAATCGTATTATCTTTACTTTGATCATCACATCAGAAACAATGAATCTAAATGTATTATTCCTTTAAAAATTCCCCTTCTCTTCTCAAGAGAAGGGGTTAGGGGATGAGTTATAGTGTCGCAACCATCACAGCTTTGATCGTATGCATCCGATTCTCCGCTTCATCAAAGACAACAGAAGCTTCACTTTCAAAGACTTCATCCGTAACTTCCATTTCAGTAATCCCGAATTTATCGAAAATATCTTTGCCAACCTTGGTGTCTGTATTGTGGAAGGAAGGGAGACAATGCATAAATATCGTATTTTGATTACTGGTTTTTTCCATCAATTCGGAATTTACCTGATAAGGTTTGAGCAGGTTTATCCTTTTTTCCCAGATTTCTTTCGGCTCTCCCATCGAAACCCAGACATCCGTGTAGATCACATCAGCATCTTTGACACCGATATCGATGTTGTCGGTTATATTTGTTTTACCTTTTGATTTAGTTGCAATTTCCACACATTTCTCTACCAATTTATCTTCCGGCAGCAGTTCAGGAGGTGCAACGATCCTGATATCCATTCCGAGTTTTGCACCGCCAATTAGAAGTGAATTTGCGACATTATTTCTGCCGTCACCTACATAAACGAAAACCATTTCCTGATAAGGTTTTTTCAGATGTTCTTTGGCTGTCAGAAAATCAGCGAGAACCTGGGTTGGATGATATTCGGTTGTGAGACCGTTCCAAACCGGAACTCCGGCATATTTTCCCAGCTCCTCTACAACCTTTTGTCCAAATCCGCGATATTCGATCCCGTCATACATTCGTCCCAGAACTCTCGCTGTATCTTTCATCGTCTCTTTATGTCCGATCTGGCTTCCGGTCGGTCCGAGATAAGTTATCCGAGCTCCTTGATCAAAAGCAGCAACTTCAAAAGCGCACCTGGTTCGGGTCGATGTTTTCTCAAATATAAGAGCGATATTCTTTCCTTTCAGAAGCTGCTGCTCGGTTCCGGTATATTTTGCTTTTTTCAGATCAGCAGAAAGTTCCAATAAAAACTCGATTTCCTTGGGAGTATAATCCAATAAAGTCAGGAAATTCCTGTTTTTTAAATTATAAGGCATTGTTTCTCCTAAAAAATATTTTTGCCAAAGATTAAAAAACAGCTTTTTTGAGCAAGAATTTTATCAAAAAAAAGCGGGGAAATTTCCCCGCTTCTCGTAGAGCAGAACTTGTTCTGCTATTTTTTCTTAAAACAATTATATTTGCTTTTAGAATTGCCTGCAAATCTCCATTTTAGAATTGCCTGCAAATCTCCATCAGGAAGCGACTGCGTCGCTTTACATTAAATAATTAATGTACTCCAAAATAACTACGAAACCGTTACCTTAAACGATCCTTCCTCTGTATCGCTCAAGTTAGTTGCCTTGAGGATGGTTCCGCTGCCCAGGTCATTGGCAATGATGGTCCTTTCATCCCCGGCATCCACGGACACACCCGAAGAACAGGGATTCTCATCGTCTTCAAGACAGAACTTCAAAGTAGTCGGTCCGGTATTTTCCAATCCAAATACGGTTGTTGGAGTGATCCCTTCCGTCAGGATAATTGCGGTTTGAGCAGGCGGAACATTGCCGGTATGAATATCGGAGCCGGAGCCGGACTGGTTTTCATATAATAAATACTGCTTATATTTGGCAGGATTATCTATATAAATGATCTTGCCGGCTTTGCAGACATTCAGCACATAATCCCAGGCACTATTCATTTTGATGATCCTGTCCTGGGTGATAGCCTGACGCTCGCCTTTATAATATTCCTGGTCACGGTCGGCAGCAAGCAGTTTGTCATAATTAGCCTGGATATTATCGATCATGGTTTGATCGAATCCGGCAGCGATCAATTCTGCGGTGTATTTGGCAGCAGCATTGATCAGAACCAGCATAAATCTCTGCATTTCTGTTTGAGAAGAGCGTGCTCCCTGGTAGTCGTTAAAACCGAATTCGTTCAGGATATGCAACTTGTCTTTAAATGCTTCTTCCAGGA is part of the Candidatus Cloacimonadota bacterium genome and harbors:
- a CDS encoding bifunctional acyl-ACP--phospholipid O-acyltransferase/long-chain-fatty-acid--ACP ligase produces the protein GVLDEDGFLWHRGRLKRFVKVGGEMVSLVRVESVLENLLPEDSVCCVVDVPNPTKGADIVAAIATSEIDRKKILKQMAKELHSIAVPKDIYFIENIPMMGSGKVNFREVEKICRDMQENGIKELKNT
- a CDS encoding phosphatase PAP2 family protein, which codes for MKKTLLLLFFLSNILLFSQTFKVNKLNSSAILSSMVILDLSNNYFDEKMLPDLNENDINTLSKDDVPFFDRIAFQPYSVKLKDWSDYTIYLTIGSTLFLTYDKEYWKDNLVVLGEILITQSAIGKWTKTLTHRKRPFVYDENISLEKKIANNSQHSFYSLHSSTAFAAATFGYFYYLDNQGKNYFIASLLFGSATATACLRVASANHFPSDVVVGAIMGSGISYLICKFHHSEKIQWKFGLNDIRVSYLF
- the argF gene encoding ornithine carbamoyltransferase, which encodes MPYNLKNRNFLTLLDYTPKEIEFLLELSADLKKAKYTGTEQQLLKGKNIALIFEKTSTRTRCAFEVAAFDQGARITYLGPTGSQIGHKETMKDTARVLGRMYDGIEYRGFGQKVVEELGKYAGVPVWNGLTTEYHPTQVLADFLTAKEHLKKPYQEMVFVYVGDGRNNVANSLLIGGAKLGMDIRIVAPPELLPEDKLVEKCVEIATKSKGKTNITDNIDIGVKDADVIYTDVWVSMGEPKEIWEKRINLLKPYQVNSELMEKTSNQNTIFMHCLPSFHNTDTKVGKDIFDKFGITEMEVTDEVFESEASVVFDEAENRMHTIKAVMVATL